In Blautia wexlerae DSM 19850, a single window of DNA contains:
- the rplT gene encoding 50S ribosomal protein L20, whose translation MARIKGGLNAKKKHNRTLKLAKGYRGARSKQYRVAKQSVMRALASSYAGRKQKKRQFRQLWIARINAAARMNGLSYSKLMHGLKVANIDINRKMLAELAVNDAEGFTALAEIAKKAIA comes from the coding sequence ATGGCAAGAATTAAAGGCGGATTAAACGCAAAGAAAAAACATAATCGTACATTAAAACTGGCAAAAGGCTACAGAGGAGCCCGTTCCAAACAGTATAGAGTTGCTAAACAGTCTGTAATGAGAGCACTTGCTAGCTCCTATGCAGGAAGAAAGCAGAAAAAACGTCAGTTCAGACAGCTCTGGATCGCTCGTATCAACGCAGCAGCAAGAATGAACGGATTATCCTACAGCAAACTGATGCACGGACTGAAAGTTGCAAACATCGACATCAACAGAAAGATGCTTGCTGAACTTGCAGTAAACGATGCAGAAGGATTTACAGCACTTGCTGAGATTGCTAAAAAAGCAATTGCATAA
- a CDS encoding FtsW/RodA/SpoVE family cell cycle protein yields the protein MARKRATDLSKTDMTMLVLIVLLVIFGLAVLFSSSEYNGRVRFGDSACYFKKQLFATALGMGVMYMVSSIDYHFFLRLGPVAYLISMFLSGAVLFVGQEINGSKRWLNLGPLSFQPSEFAKVAVILFLAWQIERTKKATRGFGFMCRTILTLLPIIGLVGSNNLSTAIIILGIGGILIFVSNPGYLEFIGLGSAGAGFIAVFLAAESYRLERLAIWRNPEKYEKGFQTIQGLYAIGSGGIFGRGFGNSLQKLGFVPEAQNDMIFSIICEEMGAAGAIFLIFLFTMLLWRLGVAAMHAKDLAGALICCGIMGHLALQVILNIAVVTNTIPNTGITLPFISYGGTSAVFLLGEMGLAMNVGKCDRIN from the coding sequence ATGGCGCGAAAAAGAGCGACAGATTTATCAAAAACAGATATGACGATGCTGGTACTGATAGTACTGCTTGTGATTTTTGGCCTGGCAGTATTATTCAGTTCCAGTGAATATAATGGCAGAGTACGTTTCGGCGACTCTGCCTGTTATTTTAAGAAACAGTTATTTGCCACAGCATTGGGTATGGGAGTGATGTATATGGTTTCTTCCATTGATTATCATTTTTTTCTGAGGCTGGGACCGGTGGCATATCTGATTTCAATGTTTTTGTCCGGCGCAGTACTTTTTGTAGGTCAGGAGATCAACGGCTCAAAAAGATGGCTGAATCTTGGACCTTTATCTTTTCAGCCTTCAGAGTTTGCGAAAGTTGCTGTAATCCTTTTTCTTGCATGGCAGATCGAGCGTACAAAAAAAGCAACCAGGGGCTTTGGATTTATGTGCAGGACAATATTGACCCTGCTGCCGATCATTGGTCTTGTAGGTTCAAATAATCTGAGTACAGCAATCATTATTCTGGGTATCGGTGGAATTCTGATTTTTGTATCCAATCCGGGATATCTGGAATTTATCGGGCTTGGCAGCGCAGGTGCAGGTTTCATAGCTGTTTTTCTTGCTGCAGAGAGTTATCGTCTGGAACGTCTTGCAATCTGGAGAAATCCGGAGAAATATGAAAAAGGATTTCAGACGATCCAGGGATTGTATGCCATCGGTAGCGGCGGAATATTCGGCAGAGGATTTGGAAACAGTCTGCAGAAACTTGGATTTGTTCCGGAAGCGCAGAATGATATGATTTTTTCGATTATATGTGAGGAAATGGGAGCAGCCGGAGCTATCTTTCTGATTTTTCTGTTTACAATGCTTCTGTGGCGGCTGGGTGTGGCTGCCATGCATGCAAAAGATTTGGCCGGAGCTCTTATCTGTTGTGGAATTATGGGGCATCTGGCTCTTCAGGTTATTTTGAATATTGCAGTGGTGACCAATACAATCCCCAATACAGGCATTACGCTGCCTTTTATCAGCTATGGAGGAACTTCGGCAGTGTTTCTTCTTGGGGAAATGGGACTTGCGATGAATGTTGGGAAATGTGACAGGATAAATTGA
- a CDS encoding DUF1540 domain-containing protein yields the protein MTILKCSAMTCVYNKEQLCSKGDIDVTGENATSANETSCGSFRERTGSSMKDSYTDDCGCDKIQIDCKAHNCTYNDNCKCTASSIQVDGSNAHASSDTRCDTFQCHCGA from the coding sequence ATGACAATTCTTAAATGTTCAGCAATGACCTGTGTTTACAACAAAGAGCAGCTCTGTTCAAAGGGTGATATTGACGTGACAGGCGAAAATGCTACTTCTGCAAATGAGACAAGCTGCGGCAGTTTCCGAGAGAGAACCGGCAGTTCCATGAAAGACAGCTATACAGATGACTGTGGCTGCGACAAAATCCAGATCGACTGCAAAGCCCATAACTGTACCTATAATGATAACTGCAAATGTACAGCATCCTCCATTCAGGTAGACGGCTCTAATGCACATGCATCTTCCGATACAAGATGTGACACCTTCCAGTGCCATTGTGGCGCATAA
- a CDS encoding cell division protein FtsQ/DivIB produces the protein MSKRTKKMLAGMIGAGVMVAVIVFFSYYKVDTVEVRGTSHYTDEEVKNMVLRGPMASNSVLAPLLYSTTNTEDIAYVDAFKVTQLNRNTICISVKEKKTVGCIRYLDSYIYFDRNGIFVEGSQNRDETVPYFDGIQVNSIVMDEKLDIKGDTVLNTAVALSTIFQKNDMIPDHIQFDSSYSISLIYGDITVQLGKDADLEEKMNRVIAILPKIQGKKGILHMESVATESNTFEEELEQEEVTAENWNGGYDEDGNYTGDGEYDEDGNYVGAKPKTALEEAIENWNGGYDEEGDYTGAGEYDESGNYVGPKPTQESLDAASDESGDGSGDESFADDQSSETSEDGESDSSYDDGNSDDSDGYGDYTEDNSDYQGDDSEGY, from the coding sequence ATGAGCAAAAGGACGAAGAAGATGCTGGCAGGTATGATAGGCGCCGGAGTTATGGTCGCTGTGATAGTATTTTTTTCCTATTATAAAGTAGATACTGTTGAGGTGAGGGGAACTTCCCATTATACAGATGAAGAAGTAAAGAATATGGTGCTTCGGGGACCGATGGCTTCCAATTCGGTCCTTGCACCACTGCTCTACAGCACTACAAATACAGAGGACATTGCATATGTAGATGCATTTAAAGTTACCCAGCTGAACCGAAATACCATCTGTATCAGCGTAAAAGAGAAAAAAACAGTCGGATGCATCCGATATCTTGACAGTTACATTTATTTTGACAGAAATGGCATTTTTGTGGAGGGTTCTCAGAACAGAGATGAGACGGTTCCGTATTTTGACGGAATTCAGGTGAACAGCATCGTGATGGATGAGAAACTGGATATTAAAGGAGATACTGTACTGAATACAGCTGTAGCATTGTCTACAATCTTTCAGAAAAATGATATGATCCCCGATCATATCCAGTTTGACAGCAGCTATTCTATCAGCCTCATCTATGGGGATATAACTGTTCAGCTTGGAAAAGATGCTGATCTGGAAGAGAAGATGAACCGAGTGATAGCGATTCTGCCCAAAATTCAGGGAAAAAAAGGTATTCTTCATATGGAGAGTGTGGCTACGGAGTCCAATACCTTTGAAGAAGAACTGGAACAGGAAGAAGTTACTGCTGAGAATTGGAATGGCGGTTATGATGAAGATGGCAATTATACCGGAGACGGCGAGTATGACGAGGATGGTAATTATGTAGGTGCAAAACCGAAGACTGCTCTTGAGGAAGCAATTGAGAACTGGAATGGCGGTTATGATGAGGAAGGGGATTATACCGGAGCAGGTGAGTATGACGAATCCGGTAATTATGTGGGACCGAAGCCTACACAGGAATCTCTGGATGCGGCATCTGATGAGTCGGGAGATGGTTCAGGAGATGAAAGCTTTGCAGATGACCAGAGTTCTGAAACTTCAGAAGATGGAGAAAGTGATTCATCATATGACGACGGAAACTCAGATGATTCAGATGGATATGGTGATTATACAGAAGATAACAGTGATTATCAGGGGGATGATTCTGAGGGATATTGA
- the rpmI gene encoding 50S ribosomal protein L35 — MPKIKTCRAAAKRFKKTGTGKLVRNKAYKSHILTKKSQKRKRNLRKSTVVDATNVKSMKKALPYL; from the coding sequence ATGCCAAAAATTAAAACTTGCAGAGCAGCAGCAAAGCGTTTCAAAAAAACAGGTACAGGAAAATTAGTAAGAAATAAAGCTTATAAGAGCCATATCTTAACAAAGAAATCTCAGAAAAGAAAAAGAAATCTGAGAAAATCTACTGTTGTTGATGCTACTAATGTTAAGAGCATGAAGAAAGCATTACCATATTTATAA
- the murD gene encoding UDP-N-acetylmuramoyl-L-alanine--D-glutamate ligase, with protein sequence MELQGKKVLVFGSGKSGIGASDLLAKVGAFPVIYDGNAETDKDAVVHKTDGTYPVTVYAGELPKEVQDSLDLVVLSPGVPTDLPLVKSFYEQGLPVWGEVELAYRVGDGEVLAITGTNGKTTTTALLGKIMQDARESVFVVGNIGTPYTSKALEMKPNSVTVAEISSFQLETIDEFAPKVSAILNITEDHLNRHHTMEEYIRVKELITENQGTEDVCVLNYEDEVLREFGKHLTPRVVYFSSGRKLDEGIYLDGNKIILKDGEKEIEVVKTEDLKLLGKHNFENVMAAVAMAYYDGVSLDSIRKSICEFTAVAHRIEYVTEKKGVVYYNDSKGTNPDAAIKGIQAMNRPTLLIGGGYDKQSGYDEWIEAFDGKVRYLVLIGQTKEKIKEAAEKHGFHDIILCEDLKEAVKVCEEKAQPGDAVLLSPACASWGQFDNYEQRGDMFKEYVRNL encoded by the coding sequence ATGGAATTACAGGGAAAAAAGGTACTTGTATTCGGTTCCGGAAAAAGCGGAATCGGAGCATCTGACCTTCTGGCAAAGGTAGGAGCATTTCCGGTTATCTATGACGGAAATGCCGAAACAGATAAAGACGCAGTTGTACATAAAACAGATGGGACATATCCGGTCACTGTATATGCAGGAGAACTTCCGAAAGAAGTACAGGACAGTCTTGATCTGGTAGTTTTAAGCCCCGGAGTGCCGACAGATCTTCCACTTGTAAAGAGTTTTTATGAGCAGGGGCTTCCGGTATGGGGAGAGGTGGAACTGGCATACAGAGTAGGTGACGGTGAAGTGCTTGCCATCACAGGAACAAACGGAAAAACTACTACAACAGCACTTCTTGGAAAAATTATGCAGGATGCACGTGAGTCTGTTTTTGTAGTCGGCAATATCGGAACCCCATATACTTCCAAAGCACTGGAGATGAAGCCAAACTCTGTAACTGTTGCAGAAATCAGCAGTTTTCAGCTGGAAACGATTGATGAGTTTGCACCAAAGGTATCTGCAATCCTGAATATTACAGAGGACCATCTGAACCGTCATCATACAATGGAAGAGTATATACGTGTGAAAGAACTGATCACTGAGAATCAGGGTACAGAAGATGTATGCGTGCTGAATTATGAAGATGAGGTTCTGCGTGAGTTTGGAAAACATCTGACTCCACGAGTGGTATATTTCTCCAGCGGACGTAAACTGGATGAGGGAATTTATCTGGATGGAAATAAAATCATCCTGAAGGACGGAGAAAAAGAAATCGAAGTAGTTAAGACAGAAGATCTGAAGCTTCTTGGAAAACACAATTTTGAGAACGTTATGGCCGCAGTTGCAATGGCTTACTACGATGGAGTATCCTTGGACAGCATCCGTAAGAGCATCTGTGAATTTACAGCTGTTGCACACAGAATCGAATATGTGACAGAGAAAAAAGGCGTTGTATATTATAATGATTCCAAAGGAACTAACCCGGATGCGGCAATTAAAGGAATCCAGGCAATGAACCGTCCGACACTTCTGATCGGCGGCGGTTATGATAAACAGTCCGGTTATGATGAATGGATTGAGGCATTTGACGGAAAGGTACGTTATTTGGTGCTGATCGGTCAGACAAAGGAGAAAATCAAAGAAGCTGCTGAGAAACATGGTTTCCATGACATCATCCTCTGCGAAGATCTGAAAGAGGCAGTAAAGGTATGTGAGGAGAAAGCACAGCCTGGAGATGCTGTTTTGCTTTCTCCCGCATGTGCAAGCTGGGGACAGTTTGATAACTATGAACAGCGTGGAGATATGTTCAAGGAATATGTAAGAAATCTGTAG
- the infC gene encoding translation initiation factor IF-3, protein MINEQIRDKEVRLIGSDGEQLGIMSAKEAMFKAQEAGLDLVKIAPQAKPPVCKIIDYGKYRYELARKEKEAKKKQKTIDVKEVRLSPNIDTNDLNTKVNAARKFLSKGDRVKVTLRFRGREMAHMASSRHVLDDFAKQLADVATVEKAPKVEGRSMTMFLTEKR, encoded by the coding sequence ATGATTAACGAACAGATCAGAGACAAAGAGGTACGCTTAATCGGTTCGGACGGAGAACAGCTTGGAATCATGTCCGCGAAAGAAGCAATGTTCAAAGCTCAGGAGGCAGGGCTTGACCTGGTAAAAATTGCCCCGCAGGCGAAACCGCCGGTATGTAAGATCATCGATTATGGTAAATACCGTTATGAGCTTGCAAGAAAAGAAAAAGAAGCCAAGAAGAAGCAGAAGACCATCGATGTCAAAGAAGTGCGACTTTCTCCAAACATTGATACCAATGACCTGAATACGAAAGTCAACGCCGCCAGAAAGTTCCTCTCCAAGGGTGACAGAGTAAAGGTAACATTACGTTTCCGCGGAAGAGAAATGGCACATATGGCAAGCAGCAGACATGTGCTTGATGATTTTGCAAAGCAGCTTGCAGATGTGGCAACAGTGGAGAAGGCACCGAAGGTTGAAGGCAGAAGCATGACCATGTTTTTAACGGAAAAACGTTAA
- the murA gene encoding UDP-N-acetylglucosamine 1-carboxyvinyltransferase: MDEIHVTGKASLSGEIFIQGSKNAALPMIAASLMHRGLSILRGCPRISDVFCMEEILKSLGAVTWWDDHDLYLDCSCADGTEIPAVYTGRMRSSIILAGAVLARNRKCRIGYPGGCTIGKRPIDFHLMALRALGADVRENVSGLDGECVRFEGQDIVFPKSSVGAAQQAILAAVLAKGVTHLYNCAKEPEVFWLCRYLKTMGALIEGEETGEITIRGVDELKGGDYRIPPDRIVAGTYLCAAAAARSKIILHDVPVEELQSFMEVYRKIGGQYQVNGGTLEVNGKNAVRPAVLVETEIYPGFPTDLQAPLMAVLTGAQGQSTIRENIFDRRFGSAFQMKKMGADISVSGNQAIIRGGKTLKGTQVQAGDLRGGAALLIAALMAEGETCVTGAGFISRGYEHICEDLRTLGCRIWQPGTEDLRIYERK, from the coding sequence TTGGATGAAATCCATGTGACAGGTAAAGCATCTCTCAGCGGGGAGATTTTTATACAGGGATCTAAAAATGCAGCACTTCCAATGATAGCCGCATCTCTGATGCACAGAGGACTAAGCATTCTGAGGGGATGTCCCAGAATTTCAGATGTTTTTTGTATGGAAGAGATTTTGAAAAGTCTTGGTGCAGTGACCTGGTGGGACGATCACGATCTTTATCTGGATTGTTCCTGCGCAGACGGAACAGAAATTCCTGCAGTCTATACAGGCAGAATGCGTTCTTCGATCATTCTGGCAGGTGCGGTGCTTGCAAGAAACAGAAAATGCAGGATAGGGTATCCGGGCGGATGTACGATCGGGAAAAGACCAATAGATTTCCATCTTATGGCACTGAGAGCACTTGGCGCGGATGTCCGGGAAAATGTATCAGGCCTGGATGGAGAATGTGTCAGATTTGAAGGGCAGGATATTGTGTTTCCGAAATCGAGTGTGGGAGCTGCTCAACAGGCAATACTGGCAGCAGTTCTTGCAAAAGGTGTAACACATCTTTATAATTGTGCGAAAGAACCGGAGGTTTTCTGGCTCTGCAGATATCTGAAAACAATGGGAGCACTGATAGAAGGAGAAGAAACCGGTGAAATTACGATCAGAGGAGTGGATGAACTGAAAGGCGGAGACTACCGTATTCCTCCGGATCGTATTGTTGCAGGTACCTATCTGTGTGCGGCTGCGGCAGCAAGAAGTAAGATTATTCTTCATGATGTACCTGTGGAGGAGTTGCAGTCGTTTATGGAAGTATATCGGAAAATAGGTGGACAATATCAAGTAAATGGTGGTACACTAGAGGTCAATGGAAAGAATGCTGTCAGACCGGCTGTTTTAGTAGAAACAGAAATTTATCCGGGTTTTCCCACAGATCTGCAGGCTCCGTTGATGGCAGTACTGACAGGTGCGCAGGGACAGAGTACCATACGGGAAAATATTTTTGACCGGAGATTTGGCAGTGCTTTTCAGATGAAAAAAATGGGCGCAGATATTTCCGTAAGCGGAAACCAGGCAATCATAAGAGGGGGAAAAACTCTTAAGGGAACACAAGTACAGGCAGGAGATCTCAGAGGTGGTGCAGCCCTGCTCATTGCCGCACTTATGGCAGAGGGAGAAACCTGTGTTACAGGAGCCGGGTTTATCAGCAGGGGCTATGAGCATATCTGTGAAGATTTACGGACTTTGGGCTGCAGAATATGGCAGCCGGGGACAGAGGATTTGAGGATTTATGAGAGAAAGTAA
- a CDS encoding ABC transporter substrate-binding protein encodes MKNLKKIISVTAAAAMVMSTVAPVSVFADDATFKIGGIGPVTGAAAIYGQAVKNATELAINEVNEDGGINGYQVEFKFEDDENDAEKTLNAYNALKDWGMNVLVGTVTSTPCVAVANETAADNMFQLTPSGSATECVANPNVFRVCFSDPNQGTAAAQYIGEHKLATKVAIIYDSSDVYSSGITQNFTAEAANQGIEIVSSEAFTADNNKDFSVQLQKAKDGGAELVFLPIYYTEASLILAQADSMGFETKFFGCDGMDGILGVENFDTSLAEGLMLLTPFAADSTDEKTQNFVKAYKDAYKDTPNQFAADAYDAVYAVKAAAEKEDVKADMDVADICAALEKGMTEITLEGVTGDEITWTEDGEPNKAPKAVEIKDGAYAAME; translated from the coding sequence ATGAAAAACCTGAAAAAAATCATCAGTGTTACTGCGGCAGCAGCAATGGTAATGTCAACAGTTGCACCTGTATCTGTATTTGCAGACGATGCTACATTTAAGATCGGTGGAATCGGACCTGTAACCGGAGCAGCAGCAATCTATGGACAGGCTGTAAAGAATGCAACAGAGCTTGCAATCAATGAAGTAAACGAAGACGGCGGAATCAACGGATATCAGGTAGAGTTCAAATTTGAAGATGATGAAAACGATGCTGAGAAAACCCTGAACGCTTACAACGCATTAAAAGACTGGGGAATGAACGTCCTGGTTGGTACAGTTACTTCCACACCTTGTGTAGCTGTAGCAAATGAAACAGCAGCAGACAATATGTTCCAGCTTACTCCATCCGGATCTGCAACAGAGTGTGTTGCTAATCCGAACGTATTCCGTGTATGCTTCTCTGACCCGAACCAGGGTACTGCAGCAGCTCAGTACATTGGAGAGCATAAACTTGCTACAAAAGTAGCTATTATCTACGATAGCTCTGATGTATATTCATCAGGTATCACACAGAACTTCACAGCAGAAGCAGCTAATCAGGGTATTGAAATCGTATCTTCCGAAGCATTTACTGCTGATAACAATAAAGACTTCTCCGTACAGCTTCAGAAAGCAAAAGACGGTGGTGCTGAATTAGTATTCCTTCCGATTTATTATACAGAAGCTTCCCTGATCCTTGCACAGGCAGACAGCATGGGATTTGAAACTAAATTCTTCGGATGCGACGGTATGGACGGTATCCTTGGTGTAGAAAACTTTGATACATCTCTTGCAGAGGGGCTGATGCTTCTTACACCATTTGCAGCAGATTCTACAGATGAGAAAACCCAGAACTTTGTAAAAGCATACAAAGATGCTTACAAAGACACACCAAACCAGTTCGCAGCAGATGCTTATGATGCAGTATACGCAGTCAAAGCAGCAGCAGAAAAAGAAGATGTAAAAGCAGACATGGATGTTGCAGATATCTGTGCAGCACTTGAAAAAGGCATGACCGAGATCACACTTGAAGGTGTTACAGGTGACGAGATCACATGGACAGAAGACGGTGAGCCGAACAAAGCTCCGAAAGCTGTAGAAATCAAAGATGGTGCTTACGCAGCAATGGAATAA
- the ftsZ gene encoding cell division protein FtsZ produces MSNEAESSAKIIVIGVGGAGNNAVNRMVEEAIGGVEFVGVNTDKQALTLCKAPTVLQIGEKITKGLGAGAQPEVGQKAAEESIEEVKQLMEGADMVFVTCGMGGGTGTGAAPVIAAAAKEMGILTVGVVTKPFRFEARTRMNNALAGIENLKKAVDTLIVIPNDKLLEVVDRRTTMPEALKKADEVLQQAVQGITDLINLPALINLDFADVQTVMTDKGIAHIGIGEARGDDKAMEAVQQAVSSPLLETTIKGATHVIINISGDISLMDANDAASYVQELTGEEANIIFGAMYDDTVADYCRITVIATGLNDDNLQQTPFGKRSTASSFGARRPSSTATTGTATAGTAAGSGMNMPSFSLPTMNATPFGASKTPSSTVQKKDIQIPDFLRNR; encoded by the coding sequence ATGTCAAACGAGGCTGAATCATCTGCCAAGATCATAGTGATCGGTGTAGGTGGAGCCGGAAATAATGCAGTAAACAGAATGGTGGAAGAGGCCATCGGCGGAGTAGAGTTTGTAGGTGTTAATACTGATAAGCAGGCTTTAACTCTGTGCAAAGCTCCAACTGTACTTCAGATTGGCGAGAAGATTACCAAAGGTCTTGGTGCAGGAGCCCAGCCTGAGGTTGGACAGAAAGCAGCAGAGGAGAGCATTGAAGAAGTAAAACAGTTAATGGAAGGTGCGGATATGGTATTCGTTACCTGTGGTATGGGAGGCGGAACCGGAACCGGAGCTGCACCTGTTATCGCAGCAGCAGCGAAAGAAATGGGTATCCTTACAGTTGGCGTTGTTACAAAACCTTTCCGTTTTGAAGCAAGAACTCGTATGAATAATGCACTTGCAGGCATTGAGAATCTGAAGAAAGCAGTGGATACATTAATCGTTATCCCGAATGATAAATTACTGGAAGTTGTAGATCGCAGAACAACCATGCCGGAAGCTCTGAAGAAGGCTGATGAAGTTCTGCAGCAGGCAGTACAGGGCATTACAGACCTGATCAATCTGCCGGCTCTGATTAACCTTGACTTTGCAGACGTTCAGACTGTAATGACAGACAAGGGAATTGCCCATATCGGTATCGGTGAAGCAAGAGGAGACGACAAAGCTATGGAAGCTGTACAGCAGGCCGTATCTTCTCCACTTCTTGAGACAACCATCAAAGGTGCTACACATGTTATCATTAATATTTCCGGAGATATTTCTCTTATGGATGCCAATGATGCCGCAAGCTATGTACAGGAGCTTACAGGTGAGGAAGCAAACATCATCTTTGGTGCCATGTATGATGATACAGTTGCTGACTACTGCAGAATCACAGTGATTGCAACAGGTCTGAATGATGATAACCTTCAGCAGACCCCTTTCGGAAAAAGAAGCACAGCTTCTTCCTTTGGTGCAAGAAGACCTTCTTCCACAGCAACGACAGGTACAGCAACAGCCGGAACTGCAGCAGGAAGCGGTATGAACATGCCTAGCTTCAGCCTTCCAACTATGAATGCCACACCATTTGGAGCATCTAAGACTCCGTCAAGCACTGTTCAGAAGAAGGATATCCAGATTCCGGATTTCTTAAGAAACAGATAG